The following are encoded in a window of Nitrospira sp. genomic DNA:
- a CDS encoding amino acid adenylation domain-containing protein, which yields MKPIQSDAFITGATTPSATSSNADVFPASFAQQRLWFLSQLEPDSASYNTALAVRLRGPLNREATVWSLNEIVRRHEILRTTFDEVDRELVQVIVEDCPMNVPVVDFSLESASEREVLAAEAARVEAHRPFDLRIGPLMRVRLLKLAPLEHVLVLTLHHIVCDGWSSQILAEEFVTLYEAFDTGLPSPLLPLPIQYADYAVWQRGWLQGSVIEERLAYWKEKLKGRLPVLDLPTDRPRQTIQSDRGARFHFAVSGDVTDRLHALSRKQGATLYMTLAAAFQVLLMRYSGLEDFCLGTPVANRPKRETESLIGFFANTLVLRADLSGNPTFIDLLARVQETVLGAQAHQDLPFEQLVDALQPVRALSHTPLFQVMFALQTSLARTIAVTSLDVSAMELDAGGAKFDLSLDMTEDETGLDCAFEYNQDLFDRETVGRMAMHLQRLLESIVDTPQARLSELPMLTEAERRKILIEWNDTAVPDVADGQVASLFEAQAARSPEAVAIACNGEVVSYQDLNARADRIARTLSLAGASCETVVAVLGERSIDYVAGMIGLWKCGGVYLPLDPGHPPSRWMSILEASRASIVLTTETWVFKARDTIAQLPKISRPRVLTVEACLSEEPALSQDRTTWPPAKLAYVIYTSGSTGVPKGAMVTERGLVNHLRSKIAMLRLGPTDIVAQTASQGFDISVWQLTAALLCGARILIVPDEVARDPEQLLRYAEAQKVTVLETVPALLQGMLDSAAATGADAPTLSQLRWLLPTGETLPPALITRWFERYRQVPLVNAYGPAECADDVVMATMTTPPEEIHAHASIGKPIANLRGYVVDGCVEPVPIGAAGELCIAGAGVGRGYLHDPAKTAEAFVPDPFSDEPGARLYRTGDRVRHRPDGTMEFLGRLDHQVKIRGVRIELGEIESRLLSSPDVREAVAVVRQDHPGQKRLVAYVAARDGASCDSDVLIRLLREQLPEPMVPSVIVQLQVLPRNVNGKIDRQALPKPEQAATKVWTAPRTPTEAQLAKVWAEVLGLERVGVHDNFFELGGDSILSLQIISRAKAQGLPLTPRHLFQHQTIAELAGAAGDRTEEIEPDSKRGARTQNPMDPALLEAVRRVYPGAEDVYPLTPLQQGFLFHSLFEPQSGVYIEQLSCLLCGDLDHAAFLDAWRMVIACSTPLRTAFMWQELDRPVQILLPGEAPPIIELDWRDVSESRQRERLTEFLRNDRLTDFDLTRPPLMRLALIRVANDARYLVWTHHHIVLDGWCLPIILSDLFACYAFFKGGSDPDRLPSQPYRDYVEWILSQDQSATEQYWRKTLVGITSPTPLPTDRSSEGVQLDAGYGMHRLMISAARTSALQAHASKERITVNTLVQGAWALLLSHYSGEEEVLFGTTVSGRSADVPGIETMLGLFINTLPLRVSVTPDAVPQTWLRGLLQQNAELRQYEHSSLAQIQSWSQLPRGSQLFDSLLVFDNHPTDQTLDDGGAGLTAHDVYLEGQTNYPLTVNVVPGESLCFLMSYQKKRFSPERVQRIAEHLDVVLGQLVAQPVTRLGAIGLLGADARRQVVEEWNATKRDYPTSAMVPELIYQSVMRTPAAPAVRLDEQTLSYEALWRRSMALATELRRQGVGPDVLVGICAERSLELVIGLLGIWQAGGAYVPIDPSYPTDRIAYMLADAAPAVLLTQTGLRGKLPPFAGLCLELSAAAPQESETACLPPTPVQCEHLAYMIYTSGSTGQPKGAGNTHGGLLNRLQWMQEYFGLASADRVLQKTPFSFDVSVWEFFWPLMTGAELVLARPDEHKDGLRLKERIIRQGITTLHFVPPMLQAFLETPGVEACAETLRRVICSGEALGESVQRQCWVKLPGVELHNLYGPTEAAIDVTLWSCDPTAPAEPVPIGRPIANTQIYLLDQRGEPVPVGVPGELYIGGLNVARGYHRRPALSAEKFVPDPFSAEPGRRLYRTGDLASYRPDGAIEYLGRLDHQVKIRGVRIELGEIESCLLHHPAVHEAVVVAQETAAGSKRLVGYVVPRAGHEATEEIIRQWVGAQLPEAYVPSLVLALEAMPLTPNGKVDRKALPMPDLQARLTRRDEEPVTESEQILASIWAEVLGQPRVGRLDNFFELGGDSINTLQVLARAHQRGLKLTPKQLFEHPTVAAAVAVAVPIAMTAEEETQANKTETGGLVGIELSDEDMSNLLEELK from the coding sequence GTGAAACCAATACAGTCCGACGCATTCATCACAGGCGCCACGACGCCGTCTGCGACTTCATCGAACGCGGACGTCTTTCCCGCGAGCTTCGCGCAGCAGCGACTGTGGTTCCTTTCCCAGCTGGAACCGGACAGCGCCTCATACAACACGGCGCTGGCGGTACGACTGCGGGGCCCGCTCAACCGGGAAGCCACGGTCTGGAGTCTCAATGAAATCGTCCGGCGACATGAGATCCTCCGTACCACGTTCGATGAAGTAGATAGGGAGTTGGTGCAAGTGATCGTCGAGGATTGTCCGATGAATGTCCCGGTGGTGGACTTCAGCCTCGAGTCGGCGTCAGAGCGAGAGGTTTTGGCGGCCGAGGCTGCGCGGGTTGAGGCGCATCGGCCGTTTGACCTGCGCATCGGCCCCTTGATGCGGGTGCGTTTGCTCAAGCTGGCACCACTGGAGCATGTGTTGGTCCTCACGCTGCATCATATCGTCTGTGACGGGTGGTCATCGCAGATTCTCGCAGAAGAATTCGTGACCCTTTATGAAGCGTTCGATACGGGCTTGCCGTCGCCGCTGCTTCCGTTGCCGATTCAATACGCGGATTACGCGGTCTGGCAGCGCGGATGGCTGCAAGGATCAGTGATTGAAGAACGGCTGGCCTATTGGAAAGAGAAATTGAAGGGGAGACTGCCGGTTCTCGACTTGCCAACGGATCGTCCGCGCCAGACCATTCAGAGCGACCGTGGCGCGCGCTTTCATTTTGCGGTGTCGGGCGATGTGACCGATCGGCTGCACGCGTTGAGCCGCAAACAGGGCGCGACGCTGTACATGACGCTCGCGGCCGCGTTTCAAGTGCTTCTCATGCGGTACAGCGGTCTCGAGGATTTTTGCCTCGGTACGCCGGTTGCGAACCGACCCAAGCGCGAAACGGAGTCGTTGATCGGCTTCTTCGCCAATACGCTCGTCCTCCGGGCTGACCTATCAGGCAATCCGACATTCATCGATCTGCTGGCGCGCGTACAGGAAACGGTCCTGGGCGCCCAGGCCCATCAAGATTTGCCGTTCGAGCAACTGGTGGACGCTCTTCAGCCGGTCCGCGCGCTCAGCCATACGCCGCTGTTCCAGGTGATGTTTGCGCTGCAGACATCCCTCGCTAGGACAATAGCCGTCACTTCGCTGGACGTCAGCGCGATGGAGTTGGACGCGGGGGGGGCCAAGTTCGATCTATCGCTCGACATGACGGAAGACGAGACCGGGTTGGATTGCGCGTTCGAGTACAACCAGGATCTCTTTGATCGAGAAACAGTCGGCAGGATGGCGATGCATCTGCAGAGACTCCTGGAAAGTATTGTTGACACGCCGCAGGCTCGTCTGAGCGAACTTCCAATGCTGACGGAGGCGGAGCGGCGGAAGATTCTAATCGAGTGGAATGACACGGCGGTACCGGATGTCGCAGACGGTCAGGTGGCGAGTCTGTTCGAAGCGCAGGCAGCGCGATCGCCGGAGGCCGTCGCGATCGCCTGTAATGGTGAGGTGGTCAGTTATCAGGACTTAAACGCTCGCGCCGACCGGATCGCTCGCACCCTTTCCCTCGCCGGTGCCAGCTGTGAGACTGTCGTAGCCGTCCTCGGCGAGCGGAGCATCGACTACGTAGCAGGGATGATCGGTCTGTGGAAATGCGGAGGAGTGTATCTACCGCTCGACCCTGGACATCCCCCATCACGGTGGATGTCTATTCTCGAAGCGAGCCGAGCTTCTATCGTACTGACGACGGAAACGTGGGTATTCAAGGCGAGGGACACGATCGCCCAACTGCCGAAAATCTCCCGACCTAGAGTGCTCACAGTAGAAGCCTGTCTTTCCGAGGAGCCGGCTCTGTCTCAGGATCGAACCACTTGGCCGCCCGCCAAGCTCGCCTATGTGATCTATACGAGCGGTTCAACCGGTGTCCCGAAGGGAGCGATGGTGACGGAGCGAGGTCTGGTCAATCATCTTCGGAGCAAGATTGCCATGCTCCGGCTTGGACCGACGGATATCGTCGCGCAAACCGCCTCCCAGGGATTCGATATTTCGGTCTGGCAGCTCACGGCCGCGCTTCTTTGCGGTGCCCGCATCCTCATCGTGCCCGACGAAGTGGCCCGCGATCCTGAGCAATTGCTTCGTTATGCCGAAGCCCAGAAAGTGACCGTACTCGAAACAGTGCCGGCTCTGCTGCAAGGCATGCTCGACAGCGCCGCTGCGACAGGAGCCGACGCGCCGACGCTATCACAGCTGCGATGGCTGTTGCCTACCGGTGAAACACTGCCACCTGCCTTGATCACCCGATGGTTCGAGCGATACCGGCAGGTGCCTCTGGTCAATGCCTACGGCCCGGCGGAATGCGCCGACGATGTGGTCATGGCGACAATGACCACCCCGCCGGAAGAAATCCATGCTCATGCTTCGATCGGCAAGCCCATCGCCAACCTTCGAGGCTATGTCGTAGACGGCTGCGTGGAACCAGTGCCGATTGGTGCGGCCGGCGAACTGTGCATAGCCGGAGCCGGCGTCGGTCGCGGCTACCTCCACGATCCAGCCAAGACAGCTGAGGCATTCGTGCCTGACCCATTTTCCGATGAACCGGGGGCGCGACTCTATCGGACCGGCGACCGCGTCCGTCATCGTCCGGACGGGACGATGGAGTTTCTCGGCCGCTTGGATCATCAAGTCAAAATCCGTGGCGTGCGCATCGAGTTGGGTGAAATTGAATCGCGTCTGTTGTCGAGTCCAGACGTTCGCGAAGCGGTGGCTGTCGTGCGCCAGGACCATCCGGGGCAGAAACGGTTGGTGGCCTATGTGGCAGCTCGCGACGGTGCGTCGTGCGATTCGGATGTTCTCATCCGGCTGTTGCGTGAGCAATTGCCGGAGCCGATGGTTCCCTCAGTGATCGTACAACTCCAAGTCTTGCCGCGCAACGTCAACGGCAAGATCGACCGGCAGGCCTTGCCCAAGCCGGAACAGGCGGCGACAAAGGTATGGACGGCGCCCCGCACCCCGACTGAAGCGCAGCTGGCGAAGGTCTGGGCCGAGGTGCTGGGGTTGGAGCGTGTCGGCGTCCACGACAATTTTTTTGAGTTGGGTGGAGATTCTATCCTCAGCTTACAAATTATTTCCCGGGCGAAGGCGCAAGGTTTGCCGCTCACACCACGGCATTTGTTCCAACATCAGACGATCGCCGAATTGGCTGGAGCCGCAGGTGACAGGACTGAAGAGATCGAGCCGGACTCGAAACGTGGAGCCCGAACTCAGAATCCGATGGATCCTGCCTTGCTTGAGGCGGTGCGGCGAGTATATCCGGGAGCCGAAGACGTCTATCCGCTCACGCCTCTGCAACAGGGATTTCTGTTCCACAGCCTGTTCGAACCGCAATCGGGTGTCTACATTGAACAGCTGAGCTGTCTTCTCTGCGGTGACCTGGACCATGCCGCATTCTTGGATGCGTGGCGTATGGTAATCGCGTGTTCGACGCCGCTCCGCACGGCGTTCATGTGGCAGGAACTCGACAGGCCTGTGCAGATCCTCTTGCCTGGCGAGGCGCCGCCCATCATCGAGCTGGATTGGCGCGATGTGTCCGAATCACGACAGCGCGAACGGCTAACTGAATTTCTTAGGAACGATAGACTGACGGACTTCGATCTCACGCGACCGCCGCTCATGCGTCTTGCCTTGATCCGCGTTGCAAATGACGCACGCTATCTGGTTTGGACACATCATCACATCGTGCTCGACGGCTGGTGCCTCCCCATTATTCTGAGCGATCTATTCGCCTGCTATGCCTTTTTCAAAGGCGGCTCGGATCCCGACAGGCTGCCGTCGCAGCCTTATCGTGACTACGTCGAGTGGATTCTCTCTCAAGACCAGAGCGCTACCGAGCAATACTGGCGTAAGACCCTGGTGGGCATTACGTCGCCTACTCCGCTTCCGACGGATCGCTCTTCGGAGGGTGTCCAGTTGGATGCCGGCTACGGGATGCACCGATTGATGATATCGGCCGCCAGGACATCGGCCCTTCAGGCCCATGCCTCCAAGGAACGTATCACGGTCAATACGCTCGTGCAGGGAGCGTGGGCATTGCTGCTGAGCCATTACAGCGGCGAAGAAGAGGTGCTATTCGGCACGACGGTATCGGGGCGGTCCGCGGATGTCCCAGGCATCGAGACGATGCTCGGGCTCTTTATCAACACGTTGCCGCTGCGGGTCTCCGTGACGCCTGATGCCGTTCCTCAGACTTGGCTGCGAGGATTGCTGCAGCAGAACGCAGAGCTGCGCCAGTATGAGCATTCATCGCTCGCGCAGATTCAGAGTTGGAGTCAACTGCCGCGCGGCAGTCAGTTGTTCGACAGCCTCCTCGTTTTCGATAACCATCCGACCGATCAAACGCTGGACGACGGCGGTGCCGGTTTGACCGCTCACGATGTCTATTTGGAGGGGCAGACCAATTATCCCTTGACCGTTAACGTCGTGCCCGGCGAATCACTCTGTTTTCTCATGTCCTATCAAAAGAAGCGTTTTTCTCCAGAGCGAGTGCAACGCATAGCGGAACATCTGGACGTGGTGTTAGGCCAATTGGTTGCCCAGCCGGTCACTCGCCTGGGCGCGATTGGATTGCTGGGAGCGGACGCACGGCGACAGGTGGTGGAAGAGTGGAACGCAACGAAGCGGGATTATCCCACGAGCGCGATGGTACCGGAGCTGATCTACCAATCCGTCATGCGCACGCCGGCCGCGCCGGCTGTGCGGTTGGACGAACAAACCTTGAGCTACGAAGCGCTGTGGCGACGGAGCATGGCATTGGCGACTGAGTTGCGACGGCAGGGTGTCGGTCCCGATGTGCTGGTGGGAATTTGCGCGGAGCGTTCGTTGGAATTAGTCATCGGTCTTCTGGGTATTTGGCAGGCAGGTGGAGCATATGTGCCGATCGACCCAAGTTATCCGACCGATCGAATCGCTTATATGCTGGCTGATGCGGCGCCGGCGGTGTTGTTGACGCAGACGGGTCTGCGAGGGAAGCTGCCGCCGTTCGCCGGCCTGTGCCTTGAACTGTCCGCCGCTGCTCCACAGGAATCAGAAACGGCCTGTCTCCCGCCCACGCCGGTGCAGTGCGAACATCTGGCCTACATGATTTATACGTCCGGCTCCACCGGACAGCCAAAAGGGGCGGGCAATACGCATGGAGGGCTGCTCAATCGGCTGCAGTGGATGCAGGAATATTTCGGCCTGGCATCGGCAGACCGTGTACTGCAGAAGACGCCGTTCAGTTTCGACGTGTCGGTATGGGAGTTTTTCTGGCCTTTGATGACCGGAGCGGAATTGGTGTTGGCCCGGCCTGATGAACACAAAGACGGACTGCGACTCAAAGAACGGATCATCCGGCAGGGAATTACGACGCTGCACTTCGTGCCGCCCATGCTGCAGGCCTTTCTGGAAACACCAGGGGTGGAGGCCTGTGCCGAGACATTGCGGCGGGTGATCTGCAGCGGTGAAGCGCTGGGTGAATCGGTACAACGGCAATGTTGGGTGAAACTGCCGGGGGTCGAGCTGCACAACCTCTACGGGCCGACGGAAGCGGCGATCGATGTCACGCTGTGGTCGTGCGATCCGACAGCGCCGGCCGAGCCAGTCCCGATCGGACGACCGATCGCCAACACGCAGATCTACCTGTTGGACCAACGGGGTGAGCCGGTGCCCGTGGGGGTGCCGGGGGAGCTGTATATCGGCGGCCTGAATGTGGCGCGTGGCTATCACCGGCGACCGGCACTGAGCGCAGAGAAATTTGTTCCGGATCCGTTCAGCGCGGAGCCCGGACGGCGCCTGTACCGAACGGGTGATCTTGCAAGCTATCGGCCGGACGGCGCGATCGAGTATCTGGGTCGATTGGATCATCAAGTAAAGATTCGAGGAGTACGGATCGAGTTGGGAGAGATCGAAAGCTGCCTGCTCCACCATCCAGCCGTGCATGAGGCAGTCGTCGTGGCCCAGGAGACGGCGGCGGGAAGCAAACGCTTGGTCGGTTATGTCGTGCCCCGAGCGGGTCATGAGGCGACAGAAGAAATTATCCGACAATGGGTGGGGGCGCAGCTACCGGAAGCGTACGTTCCGAGCCTCGTGCTGGCGCTGGAAGCCATGCCATTGACGCCCAACGGCAAGGTGGATCGCAAGGCGTTGCCGATGCCTGATCTGCAGGCGCGATTGACGCGGCGCGATGAGGAGCCGGTCACCGAGTCCGAGCAGATCTTGGCCTCCATCTGGGCCGAGGTGCTGGGGCAGCCGCGCGTGGGTCGGCTCGACAATTTTTTCGAGCTCGGCGGCGATTCAATCAACACGCTGCAAGTGCTGGCTCGTGCCCATCAACGCGGCTTGAAATTGACTCCCAAACAATTGTTCGAGCATCCGACAGTGGCCGCCGCCGTTGCGGTGGCGGTGCCGATAGCAATGACCGCCGAAGAAGAGACACAGGCAAATAAGACGGAGACCGGCGGGCTCGTGGGCATTGAGCTGTCCGACGAAGACATGAGCAATTTGCTGGAAGAATTGAAATAG